The Mesorhizobium koreense genome includes a window with the following:
- the minC gene encoding septum site-determining protein MinC — MNNIAPFRNTRSASVARKQIRFNARSFVAFALAPEAPLSEWFDGLDQWTENSPGFFAGRPVVLNLNHITLDTEEIIDLVDGLADRGIRVCAIEANGLDDLGLDLPPLLTGARTITVEEREPERRQTETASAPANTNEQAVPARAVEAKTLIIDTPIRSGQSIFHPHGDVIVLGSVGSGSEIIAGGSVHIYGTLRGRAFAGVMGNPDARIFCRKNEAELLAVDGWYRTADDMEPSSRGRAIQAFLDNEAIWVSALD; from the coding sequence GTGAACAATATCGCACCGTTCAGGAATACCCGTTCCGCGTCTGTCGCAAGGAAGCAGATCCGCTTCAATGCGCGCTCCTTCGTGGCCTTCGCGCTCGCGCCTGAGGCGCCCTTGTCGGAATGGTTCGACGGGCTCGACCAATGGACGGAGAATTCTCCTGGCTTCTTCGCCGGTCGCCCGGTGGTCCTTAATCTCAACCATATCACGCTCGACACCGAGGAGATCATCGACCTCGTCGACGGGCTCGCCGATCGCGGCATCCGCGTTTGCGCGATCGAGGCGAATGGCCTCGACGATCTCGGACTGGACCTTCCCCCTCTCCTGACCGGCGCCCGTACGATCACGGTCGAGGAGAGGGAACCTGAGCGCCGGCAGACGGAAACGGCGAGCGCTCCGGCAAACACCAATGAACAGGCCGTGCCCGCACGCGCCGTCGAGGCAAAAACCCTCATCATCGACACGCCGATCCGCTCGGGCCAGTCGATCTTCCATCCGCATGGCGACGTGATCGTACTCGGATCCGTCGGCTCGGGTTCGGAGATCATTGCCGGCGGCTCCGTCCATATCTACGGGACATTGCGCGGCCGCGCCTTCGCCGGCGTCATGGGCAATCCGGACGCGCGCATCTTCTGCCGGAAGAACGAGGCCGAGCTTCTGGCGGTGGACGGGTGGTATCGCACCGCCGACGACATGGAGCCGTCGTCGCGCGGCAGGGCGATCCAGGCTTTCCTCGACAATGAAGCGATCTGGGTTTCGGCCCTCGACTGA
- a CDS encoding sugar-binding protein encodes MKRIALMGAALALALSSFTAHAADKKTLVFVANGASDFWKAAEAGVKKANAELPNYEMQFKYPSQSSAAIQQRLMDDLVAAGVSGIMVSAVDPKTETEALAKIAKETLLLTTDSDAPKSGRVAYIGSSNVEAGKQVGEILKKALPDGGKCMAFVGLPGADNAKERIEGIKDVIKGTKIEIVDVRADDIDMARAKRNVEDTLTAHPEVNCMLGIYSYNIPQIYQALKEAGQLGKITVTGFDDDPITLGGIKEGTVVGTVVQQPFLWGYEGMKDMAKILEGDKSFIPSDGLIIIPTKVVDKSSVDEYAKELAKMQGKG; translated from the coding sequence ATGAAACGTATCGCCCTGATGGGAGCGGCCCTCGCTCTCGCCCTGTCGTCGTTCACCGCGCACGCGGCGGACAAGAAGACGCTCGTCTTCGTCGCCAACGGCGCATCAGATTTCTGGAAGGCGGCCGAGGCCGGTGTGAAGAAGGCAAACGCGGAACTTCCGAACTACGAAATGCAGTTCAAATATCCGTCGCAGTCGTCGGCGGCGATCCAGCAGCGCCTGATGGACGATCTCGTCGCCGCCGGCGTTTCCGGCATCATGGTCAGCGCCGTCGATCCGAAGACGGAGACGGAGGCGCTTGCCAAGATCGCCAAGGAAACGCTGCTTCTCACCACCGACAGCGATGCGCCGAAGAGCGGCCGTGTCGCCTATATCGGCTCGAGCAACGTCGAGGCCGGCAAGCAGGTCGGCGAGATCCTCAAGAAAGCGCTGCCGGACGGCGGCAAGTGTATGGCCTTCGTCGGTCTGCCCGGCGCTGACAACGCCAAGGAGCGCATCGAGGGCATCAAGGACGTCATCAAGGGCACCAAGATCGAGATCGTGGATGTGCGCGCCGACGACATCGACATGGCGCGCGCCAAGCGCAATGTCGAGGATACGCTGACGGCGCATCCCGAAGTCAATTGCATGCTCGGCATCTATTCCTACAACATCCCGCAGATCTATCAGGCGCTCAAGGAAGCCGGACAGCTCGGCAAGATCACCGTGACCGGCTTCGACGATGATCCGATCACACTCGGCGGCATCAAGGAGGGGACGGTTGTCGGCACCGTCGTTCAGCAGCCCTTCCTCTGGGGCTACGAGGGCATGAAGGACATGGCCAAGATCCTGGAGGGCGACAAGTCGTTCATCCCCAGCGACGGGCTGATCATCATCCCGACCAAGGTGGTCGACAAATCGAGCGTCGACGAATACGCCAAGGAACTCGCCAAGATGCAGGGCAAAGGCTGA
- a CDS encoding sugar ABC transporter ATP-binding protein: protein MPLEPFLELEGISKTYPGVQALSDVSLSVAPGEVIGLIGENGAGKSTLMKILGGVAEATVGTIRIDGESRKALTVKEASAAGIAFVHQELNLFDNLDAAANVFIGREPRTPFLKLVDRKRLKAAVQPLMDRLGVDFSPETPVAELSIAQRQLLEIIKALSLDARVVIMDEPTSSLTVSETRRLLSVIEELKRNGVAIIFISHRLNEVKECADRVVVLRDGRISGRLRGDEITHDAMIRLMIGRDLKALYTPPAAPPGEAMLELTGVRTDAFPDSKVDLALHRGEILGLAGLIGAGRTELARTLFGIDRPLGGAIRLEGREIVVNSPSEAIAEGIYLIPEDRKQSSLILEDTITANISLANIRAFAPSGFVNSALEEKNAMAQCRALRIKAPNVSTPAGSLSGGNQQKVVLGKWLSMKPRILIFDEPTRGIDVGSKNEIYMLMRGLADSGVGVLMISSDMEEVVGVSDRMAVMHEGAIAGILSRDRFSEEAVMQLAVGHGDHAAPSTAH, encoded by the coding sequence ATTCCATTGGAGCCGTTCCTCGAACTGGAAGGGATCAGCAAGACCTATCCGGGCGTGCAGGCGCTTTCGGATGTGAGCCTGTCGGTGGCGCCGGGCGAGGTGATCGGCCTCATCGGCGAGAATGGCGCCGGCAAGTCGACGCTGATGAAAATCCTCGGCGGCGTGGCGGAAGCGACCGTCGGCACGATCCGCATCGACGGGGAAAGCCGCAAGGCGCTGACGGTGAAGGAGGCGAGCGCCGCCGGCATTGCTTTCGTGCACCAGGAACTCAACCTCTTCGATAATCTGGATGCCGCGGCCAACGTCTTCATCGGCAGGGAGCCGCGGACGCCGTTCCTCAAGCTGGTGGACCGCAAGCGGCTCAAGGCCGCCGTGCAGCCGCTGATGGACCGGCTCGGCGTCGATTTCTCTCCGGAGACGCCTGTTGCCGAACTGTCGATCGCGCAGCGGCAGCTTCTCGAGATCATCAAGGCGCTTTCGCTCGACGCGCGCGTCGTTATCATGGACGAGCCGACTTCCAGCCTCACCGTGTCGGAAACGCGCCGGCTGCTCTCCGTGATCGAGGAGTTGAAGAGGAACGGCGTTGCCATCATCTTCATCTCGCATCGGCTGAACGAGGTGAAGGAATGTGCCGACCGCGTGGTGGTGCTGCGCGACGGCAGGATCAGCGGTCGGCTCCGGGGCGACGAGATCACGCATGACGCCATGATCCGGCTGATGATCGGCCGTGACCTGAAAGCGCTCTATACGCCGCCGGCCGCGCCACCCGGTGAGGCGATGCTGGAGCTTACCGGCGTCCGCACCGATGCATTCCCCGACAGTAAGGTCGATCTTGCTCTCCATCGCGGGGAAATCCTTGGCCTTGCCGGGCTGATCGGCGCCGGCCGCACCGAACTTGCGCGCACGCTTTTCGGCATCGATCGGCCGCTCGGCGGGGCGATCCGGCTGGAGGGCCGGGAAATCGTAGTGAATTCGCCGAGCGAGGCGATCGCAGAGGGAATCTACCTCATCCCCGAGGATCGCAAGCAATCGAGCCTCATTCTCGAAGACACCATCACCGCCAACATCTCACTTGCCAACATTCGCGCCTTCGCGCCTTCCGGCTTCGTCAATTCCGCGCTCGAAGAAAAGAACGCCATGGCTCAATGCCGGGCGCTTCGCATCAAGGCTCCGAACGTTTCGACGCCGGCCGGCAGTCTTTCGGGCGGCAACCAGCAGAAGGTGGTGCTCGGTAAATGGCTGTCGATGAAGCCGCGAATCCTCATTTTCGACGAACCGACGCGGGGCATAGACGTCGGCTCCAAGAATGAGATCTATATGCTGATGCGTGGCCTGGCCGACAGCGGCGTCGGCGTGCTGATGATCTCGAGCGACATGGAAGAGGTGGTCGGCGTCAGCGACCGCATGGCCGTCATGCATGAAGGAGCGATCGCCGGCATTCTTTCGCGCGACCGCTTCAGCGAGGAAGCGGTCATGCAGCTTGCCGTCGGCCACGGCGACCACGCCGCCCCCAGCACCGCCCATTGA
- a CDS encoding ABC transporter permease, which yields MLKKDLGLLILLIVVAGIVAFLNPRFISPINLSNTANLVGLFGLISVGQGFVIITSGIDLSVGSILALLGVIFIDLLTTYQMNWALAVLVIVLAGTVLGWIHGFLITKLKMQPFIVTLCGLLLYRGIARWYTDDGTAGFAFGQSFPTLEWLTTGRVYGVPLTFVAFVLVAIVMGVVLHRSVFGRHLFAVGRNEEAARYSGIKSERVIAATYIILGALSGLSAIYFAMYTRSISPASHGTFYELYAIAAAVLGGCSLRGGEGSVFGIVLGTILLQVLQNLVNLLGIPSSLNFAVMGAVILVGVLADQQLVKYRNARAAARARSALATGDKAPAVQ from the coding sequence ATGCTGAAAAAGGACCTCGGTCTTCTCATCCTCCTGATCGTCGTCGCCGGCATCGTCGCGTTCCTCAATCCGCGCTTCATCTCGCCGATCAACCTGTCCAATACCGCCAACCTCGTCGGTCTCTTCGGCCTGATCTCCGTCGGCCAGGGATTCGTCATCATCACGAGCGGCATCGATCTTTCGGTCGGCTCGATCCTGGCGCTGCTCGGCGTGATCTTCATCGACCTTTTGACGACCTACCAGATGAACTGGGCGCTGGCCGTGCTGGTCATCGTGCTCGCCGGGACGGTGCTCGGCTGGATTCACGGCTTTCTCATCACGAAACTGAAGATGCAGCCCTTCATCGTCACGCTTTGCGGGCTTCTGCTCTATCGCGGCATCGCGCGCTGGTACACGGATGACGGCACGGCGGGCTTCGCCTTCGGCCAGAGTTTCCCGACGCTAGAGTGGCTGACGACGGGCCGCGTCTACGGGGTCCCGCTTACCTTCGTCGCCTTCGTGCTGGTGGCGATCGTGATGGGCGTGGTGTTGCACCGCTCGGTCTTCGGCCGGCACCTTTTCGCGGTCGGCCGCAACGAGGAGGCGGCGCGCTATTCGGGTATCAAAAGCGAGCGGGTGATTGCTGCCACCTATATCATCCTTGGCGCGCTGTCGGGCCTGTCGGCCATCTATTTCGCCATGTATACGCGCTCGATCTCGCCGGCGTCGCACGGGACGTTCTACGAGCTTTATGCGATTGCCGCGGCGGTGCTCGGCGGGTGTTCGCTGCGTGGCGGCGAAGGATCGGTCTTCGGCATCGTGCTCGGCACCATATTGCTGCAGGTTCTGCAGAATCTCGTCAATCTTCTCGGCATACCGAGTTCGCTGAATTTCGCCGTGATGGGCGCGGTCATCCTCGTTGGCGTGCTGGCGGACCAGCAACTCGTCAAGTACCGCAACGCGCGGGCCGCGGCACGGGCGCGCAGCGCGCTCGCGACAGGCGACAAGGCGCCGGCTGTGCAATAG
- a CDS encoding FadR/GntR family transcriptional regulator — protein MKPLSERIVSAPEDRRPLPRGAFSAALRGLGIGIVAGEFPVGQTLPGKEVLMRRFGVSNTSLREALKTLEAKGMVAARTKVGYWVRSEESWNFLDEELLGWRLEIGVDRRFIGRLFEMRQAIEPTAAALAALRRTDDHLVRMEEMTTGMLNAGLDRQRFTDADLSFHLLVLDASGNLMMRSIGALIGAALAAAFRLSAPSDSLETLHRSHRHHCAITDAIRARDPKAAADAMTTVIEDGWASLGERSEPTIAMIRTHLFP, from the coding sequence ATGAAGCCTCTTTCTGAGCGGATCGTTTCCGCGCCGGAAGACCGGCGACCGCTGCCGCGCGGCGCTTTTTCCGCCGCGCTGAGAGGGCTCGGCATCGGTATCGTTGCCGGCGAGTTCCCGGTCGGCCAGACGCTTCCCGGCAAGGAAGTGTTGATGCGCCGCTTCGGCGTCTCCAATACATCGCTGCGCGAGGCGCTGAAGACGCTCGAGGCGAAAGGCATGGTCGCCGCCCGTACGAAGGTCGGCTACTGGGTTCGCAGCGAGGAGAGCTGGAATTTCCTGGACGAGGAACTGCTTGGCTGGCGGCTCGAAATTGGCGTCGACAGGCGCTTCATCGGCCGGCTTTTCGAGATGCGCCAGGCGATCGAGCCGACGGCGGCGGCGCTTGCGGCGCTAAGAAGGACGGACGATCACCTTGTCCGGATGGAGGAAATGACGACCGGCATGCTGAATGCCGGCCTCGACCGGCAGCGCTTCACCGATGCCGATCTTTCCTTCCATTTGCTCGTGCTCGACGCTTCGGGCAATCTGATGATGCGCTCGATCGGCGCGTTGATCGGCGCCGCGCTTGCCGCTGCCTTCCGGCTGAGCGCGCCGAGCGACAGCCTGGAAACCCTGCACCGCAGCCATCGCCATCATTGCGCCATCACCGACGCCATCCGAGCGCGCGACCCGAAGGCGGCGGCCGATGCCATGACGACGGTGATCGAGGACGGCTGGGCCTCGCTCGGTGAAAGGAGCGAGCCGACCATCGCCATGATCCGGACGCATCTTTTCCCGTGA
- a CDS encoding Gfo/Idh/MocA family protein — protein MATAPNKIAIVGVGKIAHDQHVPSIAGNPDFELAATVSRHGSVQGVEAFTDLNTMLAKRPDIGAVALCMPPQARFAYAVEALAARRHVLLEKPPGATLSEVHELERLAAQHDCTLFATWHSRFAVAVPAAKAWLADKKIARLAITWKEDVRRWHPGQEWIWEPGGLGVFDPGINALSILTAIYPRPLHLASADLSFPENRGTPIAVSLRFVDPEGAEVTAEFDWRQEGPQTWNIEADTDAGHMKLSSGGASLAIDGRKVEQAPDREYAGIYRRFAELIRTGRSDVDLSPMVHVADAFTLGRRIAAEPFEF, from the coding sequence ATGGCCACCGCACCGAACAAAATCGCCATCGTCGGCGTTGGCAAGATCGCGCACGACCAGCACGTGCCCTCGATCGCGGGTAATCCCGACTTCGAGCTTGCCGCGACGGTGAGCCGCCACGGTTCGGTCCAAGGCGTCGAGGCCTTCACAGATCTCAATACGATGCTGGCAAAACGGCCGGACATCGGCGCGGTCGCGCTCTGTATGCCTCCACAGGCGCGCTTTGCCTATGCCGTGGAAGCGCTGGCCGCTCGACGCCACGTCCTGCTCGAAAAGCCGCCCGGCGCGACGCTGAGCGAGGTCCACGAACTGGAGCGCCTTGCCGCGCAACATGACTGCACACTCTTTGCCACGTGGCATTCGCGTTTCGCCGTCGCCGTTCCCGCGGCAAAGGCGTGGCTCGCCGACAAAAAGATCGCACGGCTGGCCATCACTTGGAAGGAGGACGTGCGCCGCTGGCATCCCGGACAGGAGTGGATATGGGAACCCGGCGGGCTCGGCGTCTTCGACCCCGGCATCAACGCGCTTTCTATCCTGACCGCGATCTATCCACGCCCCTTACACCTCGCCTCGGCCGACCTCTCTTTCCCGGAGAACCGCGGCACGCCGATCGCCGTCTCACTCCGCTTCGTCGACCCGGAAGGCGCGGAAGTGACTGCCGAATTCGATTGGCGGCAGGAAGGCCCGCAGACATGGAATATTGAGGCCGATACCGACGCCGGCCATATGAAGCTTTCCTCGGGCGGTGCTTCGCTCGCCATCGACGGCAGGAAGGTGGAACAAGCGCCTGATCGCGAATATGCCGGCATCTACCGTCGTTTCGCCGAACTGATCCGTACAGGCAGGAGCGATGTCGACCTCTCCCCGATGGTCCACGTCGCCGATGCGTTCACCCTCGGCAGGCGGATTGCGGCGGAGCCGTTCGAATTCTGA
- the araD1 gene encoding AraD1 family protein: MLISQIAAPDGKTVVVVREDGQTRAVKGAVGVYELAMEAARAGKPLAALIAELGIGEKVDLEAAHAEGRVLLPVTHPDPAHMHLTGTGLTHLGSAATRDAMHAATAQKEETLTDSMKMFRMGIESGKPADGEIGVQPEWFYKGNGTVATAPGAPLLSPDFALDGGEEPEIAGIYVIGDGGTPFRIGFALSNEFSDHVTERQNYLYLAHSKLRPASFGPEILVGELPADIRGASRIRRAGKLLWEKLFLSGEGNMSHTIANLEHHHFKYGLFRQPGDLHVHMFGTATLSFADKVRIEPGDVMEIEASEFGLPLRNPLAIAAPSAPGAVRVRML, encoded by the coding sequence ATGCTTATTTCCCAGATAGCGGCGCCGGACGGAAAAACGGTCGTCGTGGTCCGCGAAGACGGCCAGACCCGTGCCGTAAAGGGTGCAGTCGGCGTCTATGAACTGGCGATGGAGGCCGCGCGGGCGGGAAAGCCTCTCGCCGCGCTGATCGCCGAACTCGGCATCGGCGAGAAGGTGGACCTCGAAGCTGCCCACGCGGAAGGCCGGGTTCTCCTGCCGGTCACGCACCCCGATCCCGCGCACATGCACCTGACAGGCACCGGTCTCACCCATCTCGGCTCAGCCGCGACCCGTGATGCCATGCACGCCGCGACCGCGCAGAAGGAAGAGACCCTCACCGATTCCATGAAGATGTTCCGCATGGGCATCGAGAGTGGCAAACCGGCGGACGGCGAGATCGGCGTCCAGCCGGAATGGTTCTACAAGGGCAACGGCACGGTGGCGACGGCGCCCGGCGCGCCGCTGCTTTCACCCGATTTCGCGCTTGACGGCGGCGAGGAACCGGAGATCGCCGGCATCTATGTCATTGGCGACGGCGGAACACCCTTCCGGATCGGCTTCGCACTTTCCAACGAATTCTCCGATCACGTCACCGAGCGGCAGAACTATCTCTACCTTGCTCACTCCAAGCTCCGCCCCGCCTCCTTCGGCCCGGAAATCCTAGTCGGCGAACTCCCCGCCGACATAAGAGGCGCCTCCCGCATCCGCCGCGCCGGCAAGCTCCTGTGGGAAAAGCTCTTTCTTTCCGGCGAAGGAAACATGTCGCACACCATCGCCAACCTGGAACACCATCATTTCAAATACGGCCTGTTCCGTCAGCCGGGCGACCTGCATGTCCATATGTTCGGAACCGCGACGCTCTCCTTCGCCGACAAAGTCCGCATCGAGCCCGGCGACGTCATGGAGATCGAGGCTTCGGAATTCGGCCTCCCGCTCAGGAACCCGCTGGCGATAGCGGCGCCGTCCGCGCCGGGAGCGGTGCGGGTGAGGATGCTGTGA
- a CDS encoding flavin-dependent oxidoreductase, which produces MARLPVMIAGGGIGGLAMALTLDQIGVPSVVFEAVRQLRPLGVGINLQPNAVRELFDVGIGAADLDRIGLPAKEWALVGLNGNDIYAEPRGLDAGYKWPQYSAHRGRLQMLLYEKALKRIGADAVRSGHRVTGYRNNADGTVTAAVESADGMVSEETGSLLIGADGLHSAVRAQMHPGQPPIRWGGAIMWRGISPGLPIRTGASFVGLGTHRQRLVLYPISPTDPETGFATINWIAEVTVDPAEGWQKHGWFKPVAIDSFIRHFEGWTYDWLDVPALIRRAEVAYENPMIDRDPIPTWRDGGAVLIGDAAHVMYPTGSNGASQAIVDARVLGAAIVEHGLTHEALKAYDAKLCGPMSELVLRNRGAGPFGLLNMVDERCGGKFDDIDAVVSVEERARFMAGYKKAAGFAVETLNDAPPTIAAGSRAGMRD; this is translated from the coding sequence ATGGCACGACTTCCGGTCATGATCGCAGGTGGCGGCATTGGCGGCCTTGCCATGGCGTTGACGCTTGACCAGATCGGCGTGCCCTCAGTTGTGTTCGAGGCCGTGCGGCAGTTGCGACCGCTCGGCGTCGGTATCAATCTTCAGCCCAACGCGGTGCGCGAACTCTTCGATGTCGGCATCGGCGCCGCGGACCTCGACCGGATCGGCCTGCCGGCGAAGGAATGGGCGCTGGTCGGCCTGAACGGCAACGACATCTATGCCGAGCCGCGCGGCCTCGATGCCGGCTATAAATGGCCGCAATATTCGGCGCATCGCGGGCGGCTCCAGATGCTGCTCTACGAAAAGGCTCTGAAGCGCATCGGCGCGGATGCGGTGCGGTCCGGCCATCGCGTCACCGGCTATCGCAACAATGCCGACGGCACCGTCACGGCGGCAGTGGAAAGCGCCGACGGAATGGTCTCGGAGGAGACGGGCTCCTTGCTCATCGGAGCGGATGGCCTGCATTCCGCCGTGAGGGCGCAGATGCATCCCGGCCAGCCGCCGATCCGCTGGGGCGGGGCGATTATGTGGCGCGGCATCAGTCCGGGCCTGCCGATCCGCACCGGCGCTTCCTTCGTGGGACTTGGTACTCATCGTCAGCGGCTCGTCCTCTACCCGATCTCGCCGACCGACCCGGAAACTGGTTTCGCCACCATCAACTGGATCGCCGAAGTGACGGTCGATCCCGCCGAGGGCTGGCAAAAGCATGGCTGGTTCAAGCCGGTGGCGATCGACAGTTTTATCCGCCATTTCGAGGGATGGACCTATGACTGGCTGGATGTGCCGGCGCTGATCCGACGCGCCGAGGTCGCCTACGAAAATCCGATGATCGACCGCGATCCCATCCCCACCTGGAGGGATGGCGGGGCCGTGCTGATCGGAGACGCCGCGCATGTCATGTATCCGACCGGATCGAATGGAGCGAGCCAGGCCATCGTGGATGCGCGTGTGCTAGGCGCAGCTATCGTGGAGCACGGCCTGACACATGAGGCGCTAAAGGCTTATGACGCGAAGCTGTGCGGACCGATGTCGGAACTCGTGTTGCGCAACCGCGGAGCAGGTCCGTTTGGCTTGCTCAATATGGTTGATGAACGCTGCGGTGGAAAGTTCGACGATATAGATGCCGTGGTTTCGGTCGAGGAACGCGCGCGCTTCATGGCTGGCTACAAAAAGGCGGCGGGCTTTGCCGTGGAGACGCTGAACGACGCGCCGCCGACGATCGCAGCCGGCAGTCGGGCAGGAATGCGAGACTGA
- a CDS encoding branched-chain amino acid ABC transporter permease, with protein MQLLIQTVIDGLLVGGLYVAISIGFSLAFGILDVVDFAVGEWVVLGGFAGVAAQTWLGIDPIIFLPAVFVIFALIGSLVAPLIYRVRTSRYARPALMALAFTFGIAMLARGTMLTTVGFDPRTVQTSLVSGTLTIGGVHMPWLRLAGFLFAIVTTALFMGFLFFTRTGLAVRAAAQNKRNASLMGIDVKRLSTIVYAIYAGLTAMAGVLIGAIYTFTAQVGPQYSLLAFFVVVMAGLGSIGGVLVAGLFLGMLQALVTVYIGADYTLAIVFGVLFIVLLVSPQGVLRRGLAA; from the coding sequence ATGCAGCTTCTGATCCAGACCGTTATAGACGGGCTCCTTGTCGGCGGGCTCTATGTTGCGATTAGCATCGGCTTCTCGCTCGCCTTCGGCATCCTCGATGTCGTCGATTTTGCGGTCGGCGAATGGGTGGTGTTGGGCGGCTTCGCGGGCGTGGCCGCGCAAACCTGGCTTGGCATCGACCCGATCATCTTCCTTCCGGCGGTCTTCGTCATATTCGCATTGATCGGGTCGCTGGTGGCGCCGCTGATCTACCGCGTGCGCACCAGCCGCTATGCGCGACCTGCGCTGATGGCGCTTGCCTTCACCTTCGGCATCGCCATGCTGGCGCGCGGCACGATGCTGACGACGGTCGGCTTCGATCCGCGCACGGTCCAGACGAGTCTAGTCAGCGGTACGCTGACTATAGGGGGTGTCCATATGCCCTGGCTGCGGCTCGCGGGCTTTCTCTTCGCCATCGTCACGACGGCGCTCTTCATGGGCTTCCTGTTCTTTACACGCACGGGGCTTGCCGTTCGCGCGGCGGCGCAGAACAAGCGCAACGCCAGCCTGATGGGGATCGACGTGAAGCGGCTGAGCACCATCGTCTACGCGATCTATGCCGGCCTCACCGCGATGGCGGGCGTGCTCATCGGCGCGATCTACACATTCACGGCGCAGGTCGGACCGCAATATTCGCTGCTCGCCTTCTTCGTCGTGGTGATGGCCGGTCTCGGCTCCATCGGCGGCGTGCTCGTCGCCGGGCTGTTCCTCGGCATGCTGCAGGCTTTGGTGACAGTCTATATCGGTGCCGACTACACGCTTGCCATCGTCTTCGGGGTCCTCTTCATCGTGCTGCTCGTTTCGCCGCAGGGCGTGCTGCGCCGGGGACTTGCCGCGTGA
- a CDS encoding branched-chain amino acid ABC transporter permease — MTEGERKPSRPAALAALPLIILALVFGTLPMWTDDYWIRVWTGVAMWAGLAASWNIIGGYAGYISFGHVAFFGIGAYATAILMQPGYDWNFFLTLPVGVMIAGLFALVVGWPTLRLRGAYFAIATWALAEALAQIINTLDFTGGSFGLSTPGNPSTWFFYYAMLIATVVIYLLIFLLFERSRFGYKVKAVRDNEAAAQSLGINTTAVKLQAFMLSAALPAVLGGINAYWITFINPQSVLSGEITDQMVVMVLIGGLGHLWGPALGAGVLYLASTWLGAEYGGSTSYIAMIGALLALIILFLPDGLIGLAPRARGMKLIRKLLRPAGASVGDAPPGDRP, encoded by the coding sequence GTGACTGAAGGGGAGAGGAAACCCAGTCGTCCGGCGGCGTTGGCCGCGCTTCCCCTTATTATCCTCGCGCTCGTCTTCGGCACCCTGCCGATGTGGACGGACGACTACTGGATTCGCGTCTGGACCGGCGTCGCCATGTGGGCCGGCCTTGCGGCGTCGTGGAACATCATCGGCGGCTATGCCGGCTATATCAGCTTCGGCCATGTCGCCTTCTTCGGCATCGGGGCCTATGCGACAGCGATCCTGATGCAGCCGGGTTATGATTGGAATTTCTTTCTGACGCTGCCGGTCGGCGTCATGATAGCCGGCCTTTTCGCGCTCGTCGTCGGCTGGCCGACGCTTCGGCTTCGCGGCGCCTATTTCGCCATCGCCACCTGGGCGCTCGCGGAGGCCCTGGCGCAAATCATCAATACGCTCGATTTCACAGGCGGCTCCTTCGGCCTTTCCACGCCCGGCAATCCGAGCACGTGGTTCTTCTATTATGCGATGCTGATCGCCACGGTCGTCATCTATCTCCTGATCTTCCTGCTCTTCGAACGCTCGCGCTTCGGCTACAAGGTTAAGGCGGTGCGCGACAACGAGGCGGCCGCCCAGAGCCTCGGCATCAACACGACGGCGGTCAAGCTGCAGGCCTTCATGCTGAGTGCCGCGCTGCCGGCCGTGCTTGGCGGCATCAATGCCTACTGGATCACCTTCATCAATCCGCAGAGCGTGCTTTCCGGCGAGATCACCGACCAGATGGTGGTGATGGTGCTGATCGGCGGGCTCGGCCATCTGTGGGGACCGGCGCTGGGAGCCGGCGTGCTCTATCTGGCGAGTACGTGGCTTGGGGCCGAATATGGCGGTTCGACAAGCTACATCGCCATGATCGGCGCGCTGCTGGCGCTCATCATCCTGTTCCTGCCGGATGGGCTCATCGGGCTTGCTCCGCGCGCCCGTGGCATGAAGCTGATACGCAAATTGCTGCGTCCCGCCGGCGCCTCGGTCGGCGATGCTCCTCCGGGAGACCGGCCATGA